From a region of the Toxotes jaculatrix isolate fToxJac2 chromosome 7, fToxJac2.pri, whole genome shotgun sequence genome:
- the cltcl1 gene encoding clathrin heavy chain 1 isoform X3, with the protein MAQILPIRFQEHLQLQNMGVNPANIGFSYLTMESDKFICIREKVGEQNQVVIVDMSDPTNPIRRPISADSAIMNPASKVIALKAAKTLQIFNIEMKSKMKAHTMTEEVMFWKWISVNTVALVTDTAVYHWSMEGDSQPAKVFDRHASLAGCQIINYRTDEQQKWLLLIGISAQQNRVVGAMQLYSVDRKVSQPIEGHAAAFGEFKVEGNAKPSTLFCFAVRSQAGGKLHIIEVGQPAAGNQPFAKKAVDVFFPPEAQTDFPVAMQIGNKHGVIYLITKYGYIHLYDLESGVCIYMNRISAETIFVTAPHEATSGIIGVNKKGQVLSVCVEEENIVNYATNVLQNPDLALRMAVRSNLAGAEELFARKFNTLFAQGSYSEAAKVAASAPKGILRTAETIRKFQSVPAQPGQASPLLQYFGILLDQGQLNKFESLELCRPVLQQGRKQLLEKWLKEDKLECSEELGDLVKASDPTLALSVYLRANVPNKVIQCFAETGQFQKIVLYAKKVGYTPDWVFLLRNVMRVNPDQGLQFAQMLVQDEEPLANINQIVDVFMEGSLIQQCTSFLLDALKNNRPAEGHLQTRLLEMNLIHAPQVADAILGNQMFTHYDRAHVAQLCEKAGLLQRALEHYTDLYDIKRAVVHTHLLNPEWLVNFFGSLSVEDSLECLRAMLSANIRQNLQLCVQVASKYHEQLGTQALVELFESFKSYEGLFYFLGSIVNFSQEPDVHFKYIQAACKTGQIKEVERICRESNCYDPERVKNFLKEAKLTDQLPLIIVCDRFDFVHDLVLYLYRNNLQKYIEIYVQKVNPSRLPVVIGGLLDVDCAEDVIKNLIMVVRGQFSTDELVEEVEKRNRLKLLLPWLESRIHEGCEEPATHNALAKIYIDSNNTPERFLKENPFYDSAVVGRYCEKRDPHLACVAYERGQCDLELIKVCNENSLFKSEARYLVRRKDPELWANVLEENNPFRRQLIDQVVQTALSETQDPEEVSVTVKAFMTADLPNELIELLEKIVLDNSVFSEHRNLQNLLILTAIKADRTRVMEYINRLDNYDAPDIANIAISNELFEEAFAIFKKFDVNTSAIQVLIEHIGNLDRAYEFAERCNEPAVWSQLARAQLQRDLVKEAIDSYIKAVDPSAYMEVVNAASKNNNWEDLVKFLQMARKKARESYVETELIFALAKTNRLAELEEFVSGPNNAHIQQVGDRCYEEGMYEAAKLLYNNVSNFARLASTLVHLGEYQAAVDSARKANSTRTWKEVCFACVDGEEFRLAQICGLHIVIHADELEDLISYYQDRGYFEELIALLEAALGLERAHMGMFTELAILYSKFKPQKMREHLELFWSRVNIPKVLRAAEQSHLWAELVFLYDKYEEYDNAVITMMSHPTDAWKEGLFKDIIAKVANVELYYKSLSFYLEYKPLLLNDLLTILSPRLDHSRAVTFFSKVNQLKLVKPYLRSVQNHNNKSVNEALNNLLTEEEDYQGLRASIDAYDNFDTIGLAQRLEKHELIEFRRIAAYLYKGNNRWRQSVELCKKDKLYKDAMLYAAESKDAELAETLLQWFLEEGRKECFAACLFASYDLLHPDVVLELAWRHNIMDFAMPYFIQVMREYLTKVDKLEEAESQRKTEEEVTEPQPMVFGQQLMLTASPAPVAPQPAYPGYGYPATAAGYPAQAAAAAAGYPAQATAAAGYPAAPAYGFNM; encoded by the exons TTGCAGAACATGGGCGTGAACCCAGCCAACATTGGGTTCAGCTATCTGACCATGGAGTCGGACAAGTTCATCTGCATCAGAGAGAAGGTGGGTGAGCAGAACCAGGTGGTGATCGTGGACATGTCCGACCCCACCAATCCAATCAGGAGACCAATCTCCGCTGACAGTGCCATCATGAACCCTGCCAGCAAGGTCATCGCCCTGAAAG CTGCCAAGACGCTGCAGATCTTCAACATTGAGATGAAGAGTAAGATGAAGGCTCACACCATGACAGAGGAGGTCATGTTCTGGAAGTGGATATCGGTAAACACTGTTGCCTTGGTGACGGATACCGCAGTCTATCACTGGAGCATGGAGGGGGATTCCCAACCAGCCAAAGTATTCGATCGGCACGCCAGTCTGGCAGGATGTCAGATCATTAACTATAGAACTGACGAGCAACAGAAGTGGCTACTGCTGATAGGGATCTCGGCAcag CAAAATCGCGTGGTTGGGGCGATGCAGCTGTATTCTGTTGACAGGAAAGTGTCCCAGCCCATCGAGGGCCATGCTGCTGCCTTTGGGGAGTTCAAAGTGGAGGGAAATGCCAAACCCTCCACCCttttctgctttgctgtgcGCTCACAGGCTGGAGGAAAG CTGCACATCATTGAAGTTGGACAGCCAGCTGCAGGAAACCAGCCATTTGCTAAGAAAGCAGTGGATGTGTTCTTCCCTCCAGAGGCCCAGACAGACTTTCCTGTAGCTATGCAG ATTGGTAATAAGCATGGTGTAATATATTTGATCACCAAATACGGTTACATTCACCTGTACGACCTGGAGTCTGGAGTGTGTATCTACATGAACCGAATCAGTGCAGAGACCATCTTTGTCACTGCCCCCCATGAAGCCACCTCGGGAATTATTGGGGTCAACAAGAAGGGACAG gtcttgtcagtgtgtgttgaagAGGAAAACATCGTCAACTATGCCACTAACGTCCTGCAGAACCCTGATCTAGCCTTGAGGATGGCTGTGAGGTCAAACCTTGCTGGGGCTGAGGAGCTTTTTGCCAGGAAGTTCAACACTTTGTTTGCCCAGGGAAGTTATTCAGAGGCTGCAAAGGTTGCTGCATCAGCACCCAAG GGTATCCTGCGGACGGCAGAGACCATCCGCAAGTTTCAGAGTGTCCCTGCTCAGCCGGGTCAGGCCTCTCCGCTGTTGCAGTACTTTGGTATTCTACTGGACCAGGGCCAACTAAACAAGTTTGAGTCTCTGGAGCTGTGCAGGCCCGTCCTGCAGCAGGGCCGCAAGCAACTACTGGAGAAATGGCTGAAGGAGGACAAG CTGGAGTGCTCAGAGGAGCTGGGAGACCTGGTGAAGGCCTCTGACCCCACACTCGCTCTTAGTGTGTACCTCAGAGCTAACGTCCCCAACAAGGTCATCCAGTGCTTCGCTGAGACTGGCCAGTTCCAGAAGATAGTGCTGTACGCTAAAAAG GTGGGCTACACCCCAGATTGGGTGTTTTTACTGAGAAATGTGATGCGGGTCAATCCAGACCAGGGGCTGCAGTTTGCTCAGATGCTGGTCCAGGATGAGGAGCCTCTGGCCAACATCAACCAG ATTGTAGATGTTTTCATGGAGGGCAGCCTGATCCAGCAGTGCACCTCCTTCTTATTGGATGCTTTAAAGAACAACCGCCCAGCCGAAGGACACTTGCAGACACGTCTGCTTGAGATGAACCTCATCCATGCCCCCCAG GTAGCAGATGCAATCCTGGGGAACCAGATGTTCACACACTATGACCGTGCCCACGTTGCTCAGCTGTGTGAGAAGGCAGGTCTGCTGCAGAGAGCTCTTGAACACTACACCGACCTGTATGATATCAAACGAGCCGTGgtgcacacacatctgctcaACCCTGAG TGGCTGGTGAACTTCTTTGGCTCTTTATCGGTAGAAGACTCCTTGGAGTGTTTAAGGGCCATGCTATCGGCTAACATCAGACAGAACCTGCAACTGTGTGTCCAGGTAGCATCTAAGTATCATGAGCAGCTGGGAACTCAGGCATTGGTGGAGCTCTTTGAATCCTTCAAGAGCTATGAGG GGTTGTTTTACTTCCTTGGGTCGATTGTGAATTTCAGCCAGGAGCCTGATGTCCACTTCAAGTACATCCAGGCTGCCTGTAAGACAGGCCAGATCAAAGAAGTGGAGAGAATCTGTAGAGAGAGCAACTGTTACGACCCAGAGAGGGTTAAAAACTTCCTCAAG GAGGCCAAGCTAACAGACCAGCTTCCTCTTATCATTGTGTGTGATCGCTTTGACTTCGTCCATGATCTGGTGCTTTACCTCTACCGCAACAATCTGCAGAAATACATTGAAATCTACGTACAGAAG GTGAACCCCAGTCGTTTACCAGTGGTGATAGGCGGGCTGTTGGATGTAGACTGTGCTGAGGATGTCATTAAGAACCTGATCATGGTGGTCAGAGGGCAGTTTTCCACTGATGAGCTGGTGGAGGAGGTAGAGAAAAGAAACAG GTTAAAGCTTCTATTGCCGTGGCTGGAGTCCCGTATCCATGAAGGTTGTGAGGAGCCAGCCACTCACAATGCCCTAGCTAAAATCTACATTGACAGCAACAACACACCTGAGCGCTTCCTGAAGGAGAATCCGTTCTACGACAGTGCTGTGGTCGGAAGATACTGTGAGAAGAGAGACCCTCACCTGGCCTGTGTGGCTTATGAGAGAGGACAGTGTGACCTGGAGCTCATCAAA GTGTGCAATGAGAACTCATTATTCAAGAGTGAGGCTCGGTATCTGGTGAGACGGAAAGACCCAGAGCTTTGGGCCAACGTGTTAGAAGAAAACAACCCCTTCAGAAGGCAACTCATCGACCAG GTGGTGCAGACAGCACTGTCAGAGACCCAGGACCCGGAGGAGGTGTCCGTCACAGTCAAGGCCTTCATGACTGCAGACTTGCCCAACGAGCTGATTGAACTGCTGGAGAAGATTGTACTTGATAACTCTGTCTTCAGTGAACACAG AAACCTCCAGAACCTTCTGATTTTGACAGCCATCAAGGCAGACCGCACTCGTGTGATGGAGTACATCAACAGGCTAGACAACTATGATGCTCCAGACATTGCTAATATCGCCATTAGCAATGAGCTCTTTGAAGAAGCGTTTGCAATTTTTAAGAAGTTTGATGTCAACACCTCGGCCATACAG GTGTTGATAGAGCACATAGGGAACTTAGATCGTGCCTATGAGTTTGCTGAGCGTTGTAATGAGCCTGCAGTGTGGAGCCAGTTAGCCAGAGCTCAACTGCAGAGAGACCTGGTCAAGGAGGCTATTGACTCATATATTAAAGCCGTTGACCCGTCAGCCTACATGGAGGTGGTCAATGCAGCCAGCAAGAACA ATAACTGGGAAGACTTGGTTAAATTCCTTCAGATGGCTCGAAAGAAAGCGAGAGAGTCGTACGTGGAGACAGAGCTGATCTTTGCTTTAGCTAAGACGAATCGTCTGGCTGAGTTGGAAGAGTTTGTCAGTGGGCCCAACAATGCTCACATACAGCAG gtGGGCGATAGATGTTATGAGGAGGGTATGTACGAAGCAGCCAAGCTCTTGTACAACAATGTGTCCAACTTTGCTCGCCTCGCATCGACACTAGTGCATCTTGGAGAGTACCAGGCAGCTGTGGACAGCGCCAGGAAAGCCAACAGCACACGGACATGGAAAGAG gtgtgttttgcatgtgtggATGGCGAGGAATTTCGGCTGGCACAAATCTGTGGCCTTCACATAGTGATCCATGCGGACGAGCTGGAGGACCTGATCAGCTACTATCAGGATCGCGGGTACTTTGAGGAACTCATTGCTCTGCTGGAGGCTGCTTTGGGCTTGGAGCGGGCTCATATGGGCATGTTCACTGAGCTTGCCATCCTCTACTCTAAGTTCAAACCTCAGAAGATGAGGGAGCACCTGGAGCTGTTCTGGTCCAGAGTCAACATCCCAAAG GTTCTTCGTGCAGCAGAGCAGTCTCACTTATGGGCAGAGCTGGTTTTTCTTTACGATAAGTACGAGGAGTACGACAACGCAGTCATCACAATGATGTCTCATCCAACAGATGCATGGAAAGAAGGGCTCTTCAAAGACATCATTGCTAAG GTTGCCAATGTGGAGTTGTACTATAAATCTCTTTCCTTTTACCTGGAATACAAACCCCTCCTACTGAACGACCTGCTGACTATTCTGTCTCCACGGTTGGACCACAGCCGGGCTGTCACCTTTTTCAGCAAG GTGAACCAGCTGAAGTTGGTGAAGCCTTACCTGAGATCTGTCCAGAATCACAACAACAAGTCTGTCAACGAAGCTCTCAACAACCTGCtgacggaggaggaggattaCCAG GGCCTGAGAGCATCTATCGATGCCTATGACAACTTTGATACCATTGGCCTGGCTCAGAGGTTAGAGAAACATGAACTGATTGAGTTTAGACGTATTGCTGCCTACCTGTACAAGGGCAACAACCGCTGGAGACAGAGTGTAGAGCTCTGCAAGAAGGACAAACTCTACAAG GATGCCATGCTGTATGCTGCAGAGTCTAAGGATGCTGAGCTGGCAGAGACTCTGCTCCAGTGGTTCCTGGAGGAGGGCAGGAAGGAGTGCTTCGCTGCCTGCCTGTTCGCTTCCTATGACCTGCTGCACCCTGACGTGGTGCTGGAGTTGGCCTGGAGGCACAACATCATGGATTTTGCCATGCCGTACTTCATCCAAGTCATGAGAGAGTACCTCACAAAG GTGGACAAGCTGGAGGAGGCAGAAAGCCAAAGGAAAACTGAGGAGGAGGTGACAGAACCTCAGCCGATGGTGTTTG GCCAGCAGCTGATGTTGACTGCATCTCCTGCTCCAGTGGCTCCCCAGCCAGCGTACCCAGGCTACGGCTACCCTGCCACCGCAGCGGGCTACCCTGCTCAGGCTGCCGCGGCCGCAGCTGGCTACCCTGCTCAGGCCACCGCCGCAGCTGGCTACCCAGCTGCTCCCGCATATGGCTTCAACATGTAG
- the cltcl1 gene encoding clathrin heavy chain 1 isoform X1 encodes MAQILPIRFQEHLQLQNMGVNPANIGFSYLTMESDKFICIREKVGEQNQVVIVDMSDPTNPIRRPISADSAIMNPASKVIALKAAKTLQIFNIEMKSKMKAHTMTEEVMFWKWISVNTVALVTDTAVYHWSMEGDSQPAKVFDRHASLAGCQIINYRTDEQQKWLLLIGISAQQNRVVGAMQLYSVDRKVSQPIEGHAAAFGEFKVEGNAKPSTLFCFAVRSQAGGKLHIIEVGQPAAGNQPFAKKAVDVFFPPEAQTDFPVAMQIGNKHGVIYLITKYGYIHLYDLESGVCIYMNRISAETIFVTAPHEATSGIIGVNKKGQVLSVCVEEENIVNYATNVLQNPDLALRMAVRSNLAGAEELFARKFNTLFAQGSYSEAAKVAASAPKGILRTAETIRKFQSVPAQPGQASPLLQYFGILLDQGQLNKFESLELCRPVLQQGRKQLLEKWLKEDKLECSEELGDLVKASDPTLALSVYLRANVPNKVIQCFAETGQFQKIVLYAKKVGYTPDWVFLLRNVMRVNPDQGLQFAQMLVQDEEPLANINQIVDVFMEGSLIQQCTSFLLDALKNNRPAEGHLQTRLLEMNLIHAPQVADAILGNQMFTHYDRAHVAQLCEKAGLLQRALEHYTDLYDIKRAVVHTHLLNPEWLVNFFGSLSVEDSLECLRAMLSANIRQNLQLCVQVASKYHEQLGTQALVELFESFKSYEGLFYFLGSIVNFSQEPDVHFKYIQAACKTGQIKEVERICRESNCYDPERVKNFLKEAKLTDQLPLIIVCDRFDFVHDLVLYLYRNNLQKYIEIYVQKVNPSRLPVVIGGLLDVDCAEDVIKNLIMVVRGQFSTDELVEEVEKRNRLKLLLPWLESRIHEGCEEPATHNALAKIYIDSNNTPERFLKENPFYDSAVVGRYCEKRDPHLACVAYERGQCDLELIKVCNENSLFKSEARYLVRRKDPELWANVLEENNPFRRQLIDQVVQTALSETQDPEEVSVTVKAFMTADLPNELIELLEKIVLDNSVFSEHRNLQNLLILTAIKADRTRVMEYINRLDNYDAPDIANIAISNELFEEAFAIFKKFDVNTSAIQVLIEHIGNLDRAYEFAERCNEPAVWSQLARAQLQRDLVKEAIDSYIKAVDPSAYMEVVNAASKNNNWEDLVKFLQMARKKARESYVETELIFALAKTNRLAELEEFVSGPNNAHIQQVGDRCYEEGMYEAAKLLYNNVSNFARLASTLVHLGEYQAAVDSARKANSTRTWKEVCFACVDGEEFRLAQICGLHIVIHADELEDLISYYQDRGYFEELIALLEAALGLERAHMGMFTELAILYSKFKPQKMREHLELFWSRVNIPKVLRAAEQSHLWAELVFLYDKYEEYDNAVITMMSHPTDAWKEGLFKDIIAKVANVELYYKSLSFYLEYKPLLLNDLLTILSPRLDHSRAVTFFSKVNQLKLVKPYLRSVQNHNNKSVNEALNNLLTEEEDYQGLRASIDAYDNFDTIGLAQRLEKHELIEFRRIAAYLYKGNNRWRQSVELCKKDKLYKDAMLYAAESKDAELAETLLQWFLEEGRKECFAACLFASYDLLHPDVVLELAWRHNIMDFAMPYFIQVMREYLTKVDEFAAKVTVDKLEEAESQRKTEEEVTEPQPMVFGQQLMLTASPAPVAPQPAYPGYGYPATAAGYPAQAAAAAAGYPAQATAAAGYPAAPAYGFNM; translated from the exons TTGCAGAACATGGGCGTGAACCCAGCCAACATTGGGTTCAGCTATCTGACCATGGAGTCGGACAAGTTCATCTGCATCAGAGAGAAGGTGGGTGAGCAGAACCAGGTGGTGATCGTGGACATGTCCGACCCCACCAATCCAATCAGGAGACCAATCTCCGCTGACAGTGCCATCATGAACCCTGCCAGCAAGGTCATCGCCCTGAAAG CTGCCAAGACGCTGCAGATCTTCAACATTGAGATGAAGAGTAAGATGAAGGCTCACACCATGACAGAGGAGGTCATGTTCTGGAAGTGGATATCGGTAAACACTGTTGCCTTGGTGACGGATACCGCAGTCTATCACTGGAGCATGGAGGGGGATTCCCAACCAGCCAAAGTATTCGATCGGCACGCCAGTCTGGCAGGATGTCAGATCATTAACTATAGAACTGACGAGCAACAGAAGTGGCTACTGCTGATAGGGATCTCGGCAcag CAAAATCGCGTGGTTGGGGCGATGCAGCTGTATTCTGTTGACAGGAAAGTGTCCCAGCCCATCGAGGGCCATGCTGCTGCCTTTGGGGAGTTCAAAGTGGAGGGAAATGCCAAACCCTCCACCCttttctgctttgctgtgcGCTCACAGGCTGGAGGAAAG CTGCACATCATTGAAGTTGGACAGCCAGCTGCAGGAAACCAGCCATTTGCTAAGAAAGCAGTGGATGTGTTCTTCCCTCCAGAGGCCCAGACAGACTTTCCTGTAGCTATGCAG ATTGGTAATAAGCATGGTGTAATATATTTGATCACCAAATACGGTTACATTCACCTGTACGACCTGGAGTCTGGAGTGTGTATCTACATGAACCGAATCAGTGCAGAGACCATCTTTGTCACTGCCCCCCATGAAGCCACCTCGGGAATTATTGGGGTCAACAAGAAGGGACAG gtcttgtcagtgtgtgttgaagAGGAAAACATCGTCAACTATGCCACTAACGTCCTGCAGAACCCTGATCTAGCCTTGAGGATGGCTGTGAGGTCAAACCTTGCTGGGGCTGAGGAGCTTTTTGCCAGGAAGTTCAACACTTTGTTTGCCCAGGGAAGTTATTCAGAGGCTGCAAAGGTTGCTGCATCAGCACCCAAG GGTATCCTGCGGACGGCAGAGACCATCCGCAAGTTTCAGAGTGTCCCTGCTCAGCCGGGTCAGGCCTCTCCGCTGTTGCAGTACTTTGGTATTCTACTGGACCAGGGCCAACTAAACAAGTTTGAGTCTCTGGAGCTGTGCAGGCCCGTCCTGCAGCAGGGCCGCAAGCAACTACTGGAGAAATGGCTGAAGGAGGACAAG CTGGAGTGCTCAGAGGAGCTGGGAGACCTGGTGAAGGCCTCTGACCCCACACTCGCTCTTAGTGTGTACCTCAGAGCTAACGTCCCCAACAAGGTCATCCAGTGCTTCGCTGAGACTGGCCAGTTCCAGAAGATAGTGCTGTACGCTAAAAAG GTGGGCTACACCCCAGATTGGGTGTTTTTACTGAGAAATGTGATGCGGGTCAATCCAGACCAGGGGCTGCAGTTTGCTCAGATGCTGGTCCAGGATGAGGAGCCTCTGGCCAACATCAACCAG ATTGTAGATGTTTTCATGGAGGGCAGCCTGATCCAGCAGTGCACCTCCTTCTTATTGGATGCTTTAAAGAACAACCGCCCAGCCGAAGGACACTTGCAGACACGTCTGCTTGAGATGAACCTCATCCATGCCCCCCAG GTAGCAGATGCAATCCTGGGGAACCAGATGTTCACACACTATGACCGTGCCCACGTTGCTCAGCTGTGTGAGAAGGCAGGTCTGCTGCAGAGAGCTCTTGAACACTACACCGACCTGTATGATATCAAACGAGCCGTGgtgcacacacatctgctcaACCCTGAG TGGCTGGTGAACTTCTTTGGCTCTTTATCGGTAGAAGACTCCTTGGAGTGTTTAAGGGCCATGCTATCGGCTAACATCAGACAGAACCTGCAACTGTGTGTCCAGGTAGCATCTAAGTATCATGAGCAGCTGGGAACTCAGGCATTGGTGGAGCTCTTTGAATCCTTCAAGAGCTATGAGG GGTTGTTTTACTTCCTTGGGTCGATTGTGAATTTCAGCCAGGAGCCTGATGTCCACTTCAAGTACATCCAGGCTGCCTGTAAGACAGGCCAGATCAAAGAAGTGGAGAGAATCTGTAGAGAGAGCAACTGTTACGACCCAGAGAGGGTTAAAAACTTCCTCAAG GAGGCCAAGCTAACAGACCAGCTTCCTCTTATCATTGTGTGTGATCGCTTTGACTTCGTCCATGATCTGGTGCTTTACCTCTACCGCAACAATCTGCAGAAATACATTGAAATCTACGTACAGAAG GTGAACCCCAGTCGTTTACCAGTGGTGATAGGCGGGCTGTTGGATGTAGACTGTGCTGAGGATGTCATTAAGAACCTGATCATGGTGGTCAGAGGGCAGTTTTCCACTGATGAGCTGGTGGAGGAGGTAGAGAAAAGAAACAG GTTAAAGCTTCTATTGCCGTGGCTGGAGTCCCGTATCCATGAAGGTTGTGAGGAGCCAGCCACTCACAATGCCCTAGCTAAAATCTACATTGACAGCAACAACACACCTGAGCGCTTCCTGAAGGAGAATCCGTTCTACGACAGTGCTGTGGTCGGAAGATACTGTGAGAAGAGAGACCCTCACCTGGCCTGTGTGGCTTATGAGAGAGGACAGTGTGACCTGGAGCTCATCAAA GTGTGCAATGAGAACTCATTATTCAAGAGTGAGGCTCGGTATCTGGTGAGACGGAAAGACCCAGAGCTTTGGGCCAACGTGTTAGAAGAAAACAACCCCTTCAGAAGGCAACTCATCGACCAG GTGGTGCAGACAGCACTGTCAGAGACCCAGGACCCGGAGGAGGTGTCCGTCACAGTCAAGGCCTTCATGACTGCAGACTTGCCCAACGAGCTGATTGAACTGCTGGAGAAGATTGTACTTGATAACTCTGTCTTCAGTGAACACAG AAACCTCCAGAACCTTCTGATTTTGACAGCCATCAAGGCAGACCGCACTCGTGTGATGGAGTACATCAACAGGCTAGACAACTATGATGCTCCAGACATTGCTAATATCGCCATTAGCAATGAGCTCTTTGAAGAAGCGTTTGCAATTTTTAAGAAGTTTGATGTCAACACCTCGGCCATACAG GTGTTGATAGAGCACATAGGGAACTTAGATCGTGCCTATGAGTTTGCTGAGCGTTGTAATGAGCCTGCAGTGTGGAGCCAGTTAGCCAGAGCTCAACTGCAGAGAGACCTGGTCAAGGAGGCTATTGACTCATATATTAAAGCCGTTGACCCGTCAGCCTACATGGAGGTGGTCAATGCAGCCAGCAAGAACA ATAACTGGGAAGACTTGGTTAAATTCCTTCAGATGGCTCGAAAGAAAGCGAGAGAGTCGTACGTGGAGACAGAGCTGATCTTTGCTTTAGCTAAGACGAATCGTCTGGCTGAGTTGGAAGAGTTTGTCAGTGGGCCCAACAATGCTCACATACAGCAG gtGGGCGATAGATGTTATGAGGAGGGTATGTACGAAGCAGCCAAGCTCTTGTACAACAATGTGTCCAACTTTGCTCGCCTCGCATCGACACTAGTGCATCTTGGAGAGTACCAGGCAGCTGTGGACAGCGCCAGGAAAGCCAACAGCACACGGACATGGAAAGAG gtgtgttttgcatgtgtggATGGCGAGGAATTTCGGCTGGCACAAATCTGTGGCCTTCACATAGTGATCCATGCGGACGAGCTGGAGGACCTGATCAGCTACTATCAGGATCGCGGGTACTTTGAGGAACTCATTGCTCTGCTGGAGGCTGCTTTGGGCTTGGAGCGGGCTCATATGGGCATGTTCACTGAGCTTGCCATCCTCTACTCTAAGTTCAAACCTCAGAAGATGAGGGAGCACCTGGAGCTGTTCTGGTCCAGAGTCAACATCCCAAAG GTTCTTCGTGCAGCAGAGCAGTCTCACTTATGGGCAGAGCTGGTTTTTCTTTACGATAAGTACGAGGAGTACGACAACGCAGTCATCACAATGATGTCTCATCCAACAGATGCATGGAAAGAAGGGCTCTTCAAAGACATCATTGCTAAG GTTGCCAATGTGGAGTTGTACTATAAATCTCTTTCCTTTTACCTGGAATACAAACCCCTCCTACTGAACGACCTGCTGACTATTCTGTCTCCACGGTTGGACCACAGCCGGGCTGTCACCTTTTTCAGCAAG GTGAACCAGCTGAAGTTGGTGAAGCCTTACCTGAGATCTGTCCAGAATCACAACAACAAGTCTGTCAACGAAGCTCTCAACAACCTGCtgacggaggaggaggattaCCAG GGCCTGAGAGCATCTATCGATGCCTATGACAACTTTGATACCATTGGCCTGGCTCAGAGGTTAGAGAAACATGAACTGATTGAGTTTAGACGTATTGCTGCCTACCTGTACAAGGGCAACAACCGCTGGAGACAGAGTGTAGAGCTCTGCAAGAAGGACAAACTCTACAAG GATGCCATGCTGTATGCTGCAGAGTCTAAGGATGCTGAGCTGGCAGAGACTCTGCTCCAGTGGTTCCTGGAGGAGGGCAGGAAGGAGTGCTTCGCTGCCTGCCTGTTCGCTTCCTATGACCTGCTGCACCCTGACGTGGTGCTGGAGTTGGCCTGGAGGCACAACATCATGGATTTTGCCATGCCGTACTTCATCCAAGTCATGAGAGAGTACCTCACAAAG GTTGATGAGTTTGCAGCGAAGGTGACG GTGGACAAGCTGGAGGAGGCAGAAAGCCAAAGGAAAACTGAGGAGGAGGTGACAGAACCTCAGCCGATGGTGTTTG GCCAGCAGCTGATGTTGACTGCATCTCCTGCTCCAGTGGCTCCCCAGCCAGCGTACCCAGGCTACGGCTACCCTGCCACCGCAGCGGGCTACCCTGCTCAGGCTGCCGCGGCCGCAGCTGGCTACCCTGCTCAGGCCACCGCCGCAGCTGGCTACCCAGCTGCTCCCGCATATGGCTTCAACATGTAG